Sequence from the Acomys russatus chromosome 12, mAcoRus1.1, whole genome shotgun sequence genome:
CATACTATCATTAGTAttgtatgtaaatatttatatttctaattgaGCTTAATTGGTTTCAGGTCGTTCGATGGGCTCAAGAGCAGCTGCTTCTGTAATGTGTCATACTGATCCAGATGACACTGATGATTTTGTTCGAGGTCTCATTTGTATTTCTTACCCACTGCACCATCCAAAGCAGCAGCATAAACTCAGAGACGAAGATCTCTTTCGTATAAAGGATCCTGTACTGTTTGTGTCAGGCTCAGCAGATGAAATGTGTGAAAAGGTGAATTGGAACTTTATGTTTGTATGAGTGAAAGAAACATACTGGGGGCAACATTATTTATTACCTATCACATTCAGCCTTTGGACATGGTGACTCATACCTTTaatcaggagacaggggcagatggatgtctatgagttgaagaccagcttgGCTATAtgtatagcaagttccaggacagccaggactatattcaccctgtctcaaaacacaaaaacaacagcaaaaatgctTATTTGTCTAATGTTGGTGTGTATCTTTGTTAACCTCTATCTTTagagtacataaaaataaaaacattaacaaaacacATCTCCAAAGAGATTTGACAAATAGATGTAATTCTTATTTGaagaattaataatatataattggTAGGATTTGGGAGATAGTAGGGTATATATTTGCTTAGTCACTTTAGCTTTTAGGCAGATTGTTGTTATTAACTCCAAAATGAACTTCGGCAGCATTTATGTATTACTGAATATTAGCCAAGTATTATGAAACTGCTATTTCCCATAGCACACAatttttttgggaaaaaaattaaactctaaTCTGATTAACTTTTTCTTGTCCCCAAATGCTTGGTATATTCGGTAATGTGATTGCTTGAGAAAACTGGACTGCCTCTGTTGTAGATGTTTCATTATATACCCCATTGTCTATAAAGTTGTGTGTAGAGCAGGTATTTAATGGAAACTCTTGAGTGAATGTCAGTCCAGTTAGATGAGGGAAGGATAATCTTTACTAAATATCAATAGTCTAataccctcttctctttcctcttcagaaCTTATTGGAGAAAGTAGCACAGAAAATGCAAGCTCCCAGTAAAATCCATTGGATTGAGAAGGCTAATCATTCCATGGCTGTGAAGGGACGGTCAACAAATGATGtattcaaagaaataaatacacagatcTTGTTTTGGATCCAAGAAATCACTGAAATGGATAAGAAATAATTGTTGTTAAAAGCCATGTTATTTTGAATAAAAGTATGGTTACTTTGATAAGTAAAGTATACCTCTCAGCATTGTGAGATATATTTCAGACTAATGTTCTTTAATGTTGCCGTATTTTTGAAACATTGTATTATGAAAA
This genomic interval carries:
- the Tex30 gene encoding testis-expressed protein 30 is translated as MSHTEVKLKIPFGNKLLDAVCLVPNKNIAYGIILTHGASGDMNLPHLMSLASHLASHGFFCLRFTCKGLNIVHRIKAYKAVLNYLKTSGEYKLAGVFLGGRSMGSRAAASVMCHTDPDDTDDFVRGLICISYPLHHPKQQHKLRDEDLFRIKDPVLFVSGSADEMCEKNLLEKVAQKMQAPSKIHWIEKANHSMAVKGRSTNDVFKEINTQILFWIQEITEMDKK